The following nucleotide sequence is from Bacteroidota bacterium.
AATGCTTCGCAGATAAAATGGCGGTACGAAGGGGTTGAACAACTGAAATTACGGAAAGGAGAATTATTAATCCGCACTTCGGTGGGCGATATTGTGGAGCAAAAACCATTTGCCTATCAAGAAATTAATGGTGAGAAAAAAGAGGTGCGTTGCTCTTTCTCCTTAGATAGCACCGAGGTGTCTTTTTCTATGCCGGAAGGATATGACGCTCGTTATGACCTTATCATTGACCCCACCATCGAATTTTCTACCTATACCGGTTCTACTTATGATAATTGGGGATATACAGCCACCTATGATTTCGACGGGAACATGTATGTGGGTGGATATGTCAATGGTTTTGGACAGCTTGCTCCGGGATATCCAACTACTTTAGGTGCTTTTCAAGCCACCTGGCAGGGTGGCTCAGGCTCCAATATGGGAAACGGCAATGGCATCGGCTTTGCTTGTGACATGGGCATCTCAAAGTTTTCGAGCAATGGAGCAGCCTTGCTTTATAGCACTTATCTTGGGGGAACTGACAATGAAACGCCGAACTCATTAGTAGTGGACGCGCAGAATAACTTGATTATTTATGGGGTAAGTTATTCTACTGATTTCCCGGTTTCTCCCAATGCTTATAATCCTATCTACGGAGGAGGAGGCGATATTGTAGTGACCAAATTTAATGCAGCAGGAACAGCATTGATCGGCTCCACGTTTATTGGTGGCGCAGGTATTGATGGCATGAACGGAGACCCCGGAGAATTTACTTCAGGGAATTTGAAACGAAACTACGGAGATCAAAATCGCGGAGAAGTGAACGTGGATAAGGCCGATAATATTTATGTAGCTAGTTGTACTTCATCGCCCAATTTTCCTGTTACCGCTGGTGCTTTTCAATCCACTTTAGGAGGTGTGCAGGATGGATGTGCTTTTAAGTTAAATGATAATTGCTCTCAACTTTTATGGAGTAGTTTCATCGGAGGTATTAGTGATGATGCTTGCTATTCACTCGACATTGGACCCAATGGCACACTTTATATTGCTGGCGGAACAATGAGTAATAATTTCCCAACTACTGTCGGGTCTTTAAACGCCACGTACCAGGGCGGAACTTATGATGGATTCGTTGCGCACATTAATAATACGGGAACCCAGCTATTGGCCTCCTCCTACATAGGCACCGTCGGAAATGACCAAGTGTATTTTGTCAAATTAGATGCCCACGGAGATGTATATTTTGTGGGTCAAACCACCGGTCAGTATCCGGTACTCAATGCTCCTTATTCTAACCCGAACAGCGGACAGTTTATCGCCAAGGTTAATTCATCATTAAGCATGGTCAACTATTCAACCGTATTTGGCAATGGAGACGGCCAGCCTAATATTTCTCCAACTGCCTTTCTGGTTGACACCTGCGAAAATGTTTATGTGGCAGGTTGGGGTGCAGGTATAGGCAGTATATTTTCTTCCTACAATCCTACTTTCCAAAATATTATGACCAATATGCCACTAAGTGCCGATGCGATGCAGACGACTACTGATGGTGTTGATTTCTACTTTTTCGTTTTGGGCAAAAACGCTCAAAATATCCTCTATGGCTCCTACTTCGGCGGTGCAGGAAATGGTTTTTCTACCGGTATAGAACACGTGGACGGAGGAACCAGCCGGTTTGATAGCCGAGGAGTTATTTATGAAGCCATCTGCGCGGGCTGCGGAGGAAATTCTATTACTCCCACCACACCGGGGAGTTGGTCGCCTACCAACCGCAGCAGCAATTGCAATGAATTGGGGTTGAAAATTGCTTTCAACCTAGCCGGAACCAGTGTCTCGATACAAGCCTCTCCCCGCGCCACCGGTTGCGTGCCACTCACGGTTCAATTTCAAAGTACGGTGACTAATACTCAATCTATTATCTGGCATTTTGGCGACGGCACCACTTCCACATTGGGAAACCCCGCACATACTTTTACTGATACAGGTACCTATTATGTGATGCTCATCGGCTTTGATCCCAACTCTTGTAACATTACCGATACTGCCCGTTTAATTGTTTGGGTTCGCAATGATTTCTTGTCGGCTGATTTTTCTCCATCGGTCACCATCACTTGCGACAGCAATCATATCGCTCTGTCTTCCTCCGGTTTTTCAACCACCAAATATTCATGGAATATGGGAGACAACACCAACTATACTACACAATCCGTACAACATAAATATACGTCACCCGGCAACTATAATATCCGGTTAATCATCACTGATTCTACCAAATGTAATTTGACGGATACCTTTATCCGACAGGTAACCATTTTACCGACCGTCCGAGCTGATTTTGCTCCAACCTCTTCGCGAGGTTGTATTCCACACACAGCGAGTTTCAACGTTCCTTTTGTTTCTACCGCCTCTTACCAATGGTTTTTTGGCGATGGAACAACGGGAAATACTTCCTCCGTTTCACATACCTATACTACGGTGGATACGTTCCATGT
It contains:
- a CDS encoding PKD domain-containing protein codes for the protein MRTVLLASFLLVLSAKAFALGESLSGMKRPSEMRFTENKGQWDDQILFRASVPNGHVILEKNGFYFILYSGEELSHLHHPSQTKEATVKGHAFKETFVGANPQAVLKGRSAYSDYANFYIGKDPAHWASEVKIYPQIKYEQLYHGIDLLFQTKGADLLKYDLIVHPGANASQIKWRYEGVEQLKLRKGELLIRTSVGDIVEQKPFAYQEINGEKKEVRCSFSLDSTEVSFSMPEGYDARYDLIIDPTIEFSTYTGSTYDNWGYTATYDFDGNMYVGGYVNGFGQLAPGYPTTLGAFQATWQGGSGSNMGNGNGIGFACDMGISKFSSNGAALLYSTYLGGTDNETPNSLVVDAQNNLIIYGVSYSTDFPVSPNAYNPIYGGGGDIVVTKFNAAGTALIGSTFIGGAGIDGMNGDPGEFTSGNLKRNYGDQNRGEVNVDKADNIYVASCTSSPNFPVTAGAFQSTLGGVQDGCAFKLNDNCSQLLWSSFIGGISDDACYSLDIGPNGTLYIAGGTMSNNFPTTVGSLNATYQGGTYDGFVAHINNTGTQLLASSYIGTVGNDQVYFVKLDAHGDVYFVGQTTGQYPVLNAPYSNPNSGQFIAKVNSSLSMVNYSTVFGNGDGQPNISPTAFLVDTCENVYVAGWGAGIGSIFSSYNPTFQNIMTNMPLSADAMQTTTDGVDFYFFVLGKNAQNILYGSYFGGAGNGFSTGIEHVDGGTSRFDSRGVIYEAICAGCGGNSITPTTPGSWSPTNRSSNCNELGLKIAFNLAGTSVSIQASPRATGCVPLTVQFQSTVTNTQSIIWHFGDGTTSTLGNPAHTFTDTGTYYVMLIGFDPNSCNITDTARLIVWVRNDFLSADFSPSVTITCDSNHIALSSSGFSTTKYSWNMGDNTNYTTQSVQHKYTSPGNYNIRLIITDSTKCNLTDTFIRQVTILPTVRADFAPTSSRGCIPHTASFNVPFVSTASYQWFFGDGTTGNTSSVSHTYTTVDTFHVMLLVKDASSCNKTDTAYGLVITIDSSTNADFHFIRTFINCDTVLITAWSDYQGEDSEVWDFGDGTQIANTDTVSHIYSVAGTYTLTHFLTDSKMACHPIDTSKITTSLNPLNISISIQDTSGCSPLNLRFAGTSGLPTTQYFWHFGDGDSASGNNVVHLYQGSGTFQVKLVAVDSNTCTGIDSVFALVTLANDSVIADFKLDILNDCDSNLVVDLTNQSTNAAQYFWNFGDGTSSSAMDENHTYHSPGSYAITLLVVDNNRCHPIDSMTKTVRLLPNSNAEFNALNVCEEYAVQFENLSNPNARFIWNFGDAHTSTSFAPAHYYKPSGVYTVHLIIIDSASCNVRDTAIHNVEVYPQPSAGFLIANDTFKFETPIQLRNNSIDYDHLLWDMGDGTLLEDETDPLYTYQKPGWFSICLMASNDVCIDTQCRNVYISYSGIIGVPNAFSPNGDHINDFVRVEGRGIVEMTFRIFNRWGEKVFETKDQHLGWNGVYKGALQEMDTYTYTLNATLVDGQFVTMKGNITLLR